In one window of Candidatus Avedoeria danica DNA:
- a CDS encoding Arc family DNA binding domain-containing protein produces the protein MAERKTFPLRMDPALFAALQRWADDELRSLNGQIEYVLRDALRRSSRLVPRDPPADGEGVAAEP, from the coding sequence ATGGCCGAACGAAAGACGTTTCCGCTGCGAATGGACCCGGCGCTGTTCGCCGCGCTCCAGCGCTGGGCCGACGACGAGCTGCGAAGCCTGAACGGGCAGATCGAGTATGTGCTGCGCGACGCGCTGCGAAGGAGCAGCCGGCTCGTGCCGCGGGATCCGCCGGCGGACGGCGAAGGGGTGGCGGCCGAACCGTAA
- a CDS encoding methylcrotonoyl-CoA carboxylase yields the protein MPALHSHAQPSSPEFKANDAHNRALAAELHARQARVATDRNPRVVALSRERGKLPVRERIEAVLDPDTPFLELSPLAAWGVYDDESPGAGIVTGVGRVHGRECLIVANDPTVKGGTYYPLTVKKHVRAQDVARENHLPCIYLVDSGGAFLPRQDEVFPDREHFGRIFFNQARMSAMGIPQIAAVLGSCTAGGAYVPAMSDEAIIVKGNGTIFLGGPPLVKAATGEVVSAEDLGGADVHTRLSGVADHFAEDEPHALELVRSVVGNLNRRPAPYAVERQSPEPPLYDPAELYGIVPADVRVSYDVREVIARVVDGSRFDEFKARYGPTVVCGFAHIWGMPVGIVANNGLLFSEAATKVAHFVQLCGQRGTPLVFLQNIAGFMVGRAYETGGIAKDGAKMVTAVSTVPVPRLTVFIGVSHGAGNYAMVGRGYDPRFLFTWPNSRISVMGGEQAATVLWTVNQDGRDPLPPDQEAAFSSRSSTSTPSKAARITPPPGSGTTGSSIPSTRTPCSGWRCPPR from the coding sequence ATGCCTGCCCTCCACTCGCACGCCCAGCCCTCGTCCCCCGAGTTCAAGGCCAACGACGCGCACAACCGCGCGCTCGCGGCCGAATTGCACGCGCGCCAGGCCCGCGTCGCCACGGACCGCAATCCACGGGTCGTGGCGCTCAGCCGCGAGCGCGGCAAGCTGCCGGTGCGGGAGCGGATCGAGGCCGTGCTGGACCCGGACACGCCGTTCCTCGAGCTCTCGCCGCTCGCCGCGTGGGGCGTGTACGACGACGAGTCGCCCGGCGCAGGCATCGTCACGGGCGTCGGGCGGGTGCACGGGCGGGAGTGCCTGATCGTCGCCAACGACCCGACCGTCAAGGGCGGGACGTACTACCCGTTGACCGTGAAGAAGCATGTCCGGGCGCAAGACGTCGCCCGCGAGAACCACCTGCCGTGCATCTACCTCGTCGACTCGGGCGGCGCGTTCCTGCCGCGCCAGGACGAGGTCTTTCCGGACCGCGAGCACTTCGGGCGGATCTTCTTCAACCAGGCCCGGATGAGCGCGATGGGCATCCCGCAGATCGCCGCCGTCCTCGGGAGCTGCACGGCGGGCGGCGCCTACGTGCCGGCGATGAGCGACGAGGCGATCATCGTCAAGGGCAACGGCACGATCTTCCTCGGCGGTCCGCCGCTCGTGAAGGCCGCCACCGGCGAAGTCGTCAGCGCCGAGGACCTCGGCGGCGCGGACGTCCACACGCGCCTGTCGGGCGTGGCGGACCACTTCGCCGAGGACGAGCCGCACGCGCTCGAACTCGTGCGCAGCGTCGTCGGCAACCTGAACCGCCGGCCGGCGCCGTACGCCGTGGAGCGGCAGTCGCCCGAGCCGCCGCTGTACGATCCGGCCGAACTGTACGGCATCGTCCCGGCCGACGTCCGGGTCAGCTACGACGTGCGCGAGGTGATCGCCCGCGTCGTGGACGGCTCGCGGTTCGACGAGTTCAAGGCGCGCTACGGCCCGACGGTCGTGTGCGGCTTCGCCCACATCTGGGGGATGCCGGTCGGGATCGTCGCCAACAACGGGCTGCTGTTCAGCGAGGCGGCCACCAAGGTGGCGCACTTCGTCCAGTTGTGCGGTCAGCGCGGCACGCCGCTCGTCTTCCTGCAGAACATCGCAGGCTTCATGGTCGGGCGGGCGTACGAGACGGGCGGCATCGCCAAGGACGGCGCCAAGATGGTCACGGCCGTCAGCACCGTGCCCGTCCCGCGGCTGACGGTGTTCATCGGCGTGTCACACGGCGCCGGCAACTACGCCATGGTCGGCCGCGGCTATGACCCGCGCTTCCTGTTCACGTGGCCGAACAGCCGGATCAGCGTCATGGGCGGCGAGCAGGCCGCCACCGTGCTCTGGACGGTGAACCAGGACGGGCGCGACCCGCTGCCGCCCGATCAGGAAGCCGCCTTCAGCAGCCGATCCTCGACAAGTACGCCGTCGAAGGCAGCCCGTATTACGCCACCGCCCGGCTCTGGGACGACGGGATCATCGATCCCGTCGACACGCACGCCGTGCTCGGGTTGGCGTTGTCCGCCACGCTGA